In Actinomyces weissii, a genomic segment contains:
- a CDS encoding transglutaminase-like domain-containing protein, whose amino-acid sequence MTAQANPGTAAGDRRRLHVGDLLALTVLLLLAGATHGPVFGDHSGYVAVAGGVLLGLLVAVPAARWRWSLLETSLDTVVVYLLGGGALALPSTTSLRVLPSLATLQGLVVGAVQSWKDLLTLTPPAGAFVGPAIVPLLSGLLCSVLAVTIALRGSRPGWALLPVTVLGVVGAAWGSQNAPLSSWLGAVAVILAVLWGGWLARRRRQAGAAGIVVSQAAAARLRPARVVGGVLVLALAAGAGVAAPRYLDPQAHRAVLRDQLEPPLDLSSYASPLTSYRYWMDDKKDSVLFTVDGLRKNQRVRLATLDAYDGVVMRVGDAGSGAGFRRVGATVSDTPLPPEAQTTSLSITINDYNGYWIPGGGELRRLEVTSAAAQELQDTVYYSSYLQTAMTTRGLTKGDTYQVETVLPVQWSDADLAGRAFGQVPLPADQQVPEEVGQRLPEFLGETQGGVESVRALAQAFSTLGFYSDGSDKLSLASHSAARLSKFLDPARLMVGDDEQYAVAMTLMARQAGFPARVVLGFYPDSYSGGPQEITGTDAHAWVEVFFSGAGWVAFDPTPPRDKKPQTELPEPKPNPRPQVIQPPVPPQDPADLNPDIDEDDQDDQDEPLSWWPWVLLGLQVLGGLLLLLSPFIIIVLAKALLRRRRRRAKEPLARVTGAWDELVDRARDLRLPVPLTEPRREQAEAIRSGSGQPARSGFRPVAEAGSLEELAQEVDGAVFSGTSVPPTVVERSWSSLDQVLLGLRQQSTRRRRLRAAVSLASLRHRAGARQAKGPRARSAHAATKGRRAGRIGPAAASEGGARGVRQGDR is encoded by the coding sequence GTGACCGCTCAAGCAAATCCGGGCACCGCAGCCGGGGACCGCCGTCGCCTGCACGTGGGGGACCTGCTGGCCCTGACCGTCCTGCTGCTGCTGGCGGGTGCCACCCACGGGCCCGTCTTCGGGGACCACTCCGGCTACGTCGCGGTAGCAGGCGGGGTGCTGCTGGGGCTGCTGGTGGCTGTCCCGGCCGCCCGCTGGCGCTGGAGCCTGCTGGAGACCAGCCTGGACACGGTCGTCGTCTACCTGCTTGGGGGCGGGGCGCTCGCCCTGCCCAGCACCACCAGCCTGCGGGTGCTGCCCTCCCTGGCCACCCTCCAGGGGCTGGTCGTGGGGGCGGTGCAGTCCTGGAAGGACCTGCTCACGCTCACCCCGCCCGCCGGGGCCTTCGTGGGCCCTGCGATCGTGCCCCTCCTGTCCGGTCTGCTGTGCTCGGTGCTGGCCGTGACCATCGCGCTGCGCGGCTCCCGGCCCGGCTGGGCGCTGCTGCCAGTGACGGTCCTGGGGGTGGTGGGGGCGGCCTGGGGCTCCCAGAACGCCCCCCTGAGCAGCTGGCTGGGAGCGGTGGCAGTCATCCTGGCCGTGCTGTGGGGCGGCTGGCTGGCACGGCGACGGCGTCAGGCCGGTGCCGCCGGGATCGTGGTCTCCCAGGCCGCGGCCGCACGGCTGCGCCCCGCCCGGGTGGTGGGCGGGGTCCTGGTACTGGCCCTGGCTGCCGGTGCGGGGGTGGCGGCCCCGCGGTACCTGGACCCGCAGGCGCACCGGGCGGTGCTGCGCGACCAGCTGGAACCGCCGCTGGACCTGAGCAGCTACGCCTCACCGCTGACCAGCTACCGGTACTGGATGGACGACAAGAAGGACTCCGTCCTGTTCACGGTGGACGGGCTGCGCAAGAACCAACGGGTGCGCCTGGCCACCCTGGACGCCTACGACGGCGTGGTCATGCGGGTGGGCGACGCGGGCAGCGGCGCCGGCTTCCGGCGGGTGGGCGCCACGGTCTCGGACACGCCCCTGCCGCCGGAGGCGCAGACCACCAGCCTGAGCATCACCATCAACGACTACAACGGCTACTGGATCCCCGGGGGCGGCGAGCTGCGCCGTCTGGAGGTGACCTCTGCCGCGGCCCAGGAGCTCCAGGACACCGTCTACTACTCCTCCTACCTGCAGACCGCCATGACCACCCGTGGGCTGACCAAGGGGGACACCTACCAGGTGGAGACCGTGCTGCCGGTCCAGTGGAGCGACGCCGATCTCGCCGGGAGGGCCTTCGGCCAGGTGCCCCTGCCCGCGGACCAGCAGGTGCCTGAGGAGGTGGGCCAGCGCCTGCCGGAGTTCCTGGGGGAGACCCAGGGCGGGGTGGAGTCGGTGCGGGCACTTGCGCAGGCCTTCAGCACCCTGGGCTTCTACTCCGACGGCTCTGACAAGCTCTCCCTGGCCAGCCACTCGGCGGCCCGCCTGTCCAAGTTCCTGGACCCGGCCCGGCTGATGGTCGGGGACGACGAGCAGTACGCCGTCGCCATGACCCTGATGGCCCGGCAGGCCGGTTTCCCCGCCCGCGTGGTGCTGGGCTTCTACCCGGACTCCTACAGTGGCGGGCCCCAGGAGATCACCGGTACCGACGCCCACGCCTGGGTGGAGGTGTTCTTCTCCGGGGCGGGCTGGGTGGCTTTCGACCCCACCCCGCCCCGGGACAAGAAGCCGCAGACGGAGCTGCCTGAGCCTAAGCCGAACCCGCGGCCCCAGGTGATCCAGCCGCCGGTGCCCCCACAGGACCCGGCGGACCTCAATCCGGACATAGACGAGGACGACCAGGACGACCAGGACGAGCCGCTGTCCTGGTGGCCCTGGGTGCTGCTGGGACTGCAGGTGCTCGGTGGCCTGCTGCTGCTCCTGTCCCCCTTCATCATCATCGTTCTGGCAAAGGCGCTGCTACGGCGGCGTCGACGTCGGGCCAAGGAGCCGCTGGCCCGCGTCACGGGGGCCTGGGACGAGCTGGTGGACCGGGCGCGGGACCTGCGCCTGCCGGTGCCGCTCACGGAGCCTAGACGTGAGCAGGCGGAGGCCATCCGCAGCGGCAGCGGGCAGCCCGCCCGCTCAGGCTTCCGGCCGGTGGCGGAGGCAGGCAGCCTGGAGGAGCTGGCGCAGGAGGTTGATGGCGCGGTCTTCTCTGGCACCTCCGTTCCGCCTACGGTGGTGGAACGTTCCTGGAGCAGCCTGGACCAGGTGCTTCTGGGGCTGCGGCAGCAGTCCACCCGCCGACGGCGTCTGCGGGCCGCCGTCTCCCTGGCCTCCTTGCGGCACCGGGCCGGGGCCAGGCAGGCCAAGGGGCCGCGCGCCCGTAGCGCGCATGCAGCTACCAAGGGGCGCCGGGCTGGCAGGATTGGCCCTGCGGCAGCCAGTGAGGGCGGGGCCCGCGGAGTCAGGCAAGGAGACAGGTGA
- a CDS encoding RDD family protein, with the protein MTRRNRAAAATRLEGSKSAAPGKRVGSVLLDGLLLTVVQALVVAVAWGGILQQLAAGTAPEQVEAGWLPVPALVALALTVFYAVWVWARGRTPGYALLGIRMVCWNDGRAPRGRGLLWFLLAGLIGSVSLGIAPLVVLLQPDSKGRNWLDRTAGTYVVDTRAGADPLRPAAPQDLEPDQELTDPDEALGATVTVQWQGAGQGLPVPSGQAVLQPGGDAPMFAPTLSGQPAFPQQPAGQGHLAPLPQAEPLITSVPWEAPGPGPQVPPPWGEAMPPAWGPVPPAQAVPSPLPPAAPVPSQAPPVTSLPPAPSMPPGQAVPPQPGSGAVEDVVPVPPAPSQPSATPWAVAAAQPWDQRAATVMPGRGAEPLLRVDTGQVVPLTTERTVLGRAPEARGEWAQAAAVPVEDPERSVSKTHLGVIVTPQGLWLQDFGSTNGTTIVMPDATEVAVEGPEASLLPEGACIRVGERLIAVER; encoded by the coding sequence ATGACGCGCAGGAACAGGGCGGCTGCCGCCACCAGGTTGGAGGGGAGCAAGTCCGCTGCTCCCGGCAAACGGGTGGGGTCGGTGCTGCTGGACGGCCTCTTGCTGACCGTCGTACAGGCGCTGGTGGTGGCTGTGGCCTGGGGCGGCATACTGCAGCAGCTGGCTGCGGGCACGGCGCCGGAGCAGGTGGAGGCGGGCTGGCTGCCCGTGCCGGCCCTGGTGGCGCTGGCGCTGACGGTCTTCTACGCGGTCTGGGTGTGGGCGCGGGGGCGCACCCCGGGCTACGCGCTGCTGGGCATCCGCATGGTCTGCTGGAACGACGGGCGGGCGCCGCGCGGACGTGGGCTGCTGTGGTTCCTGCTGGCGGGGCTGATCGGCTCCGTGAGCCTGGGGATAGCGCCCCTGGTGGTGCTGCTGCAGCCTGACAGCAAGGGCCGCAACTGGCTGGACCGCACGGCCGGGACCTACGTGGTGGACACGCGGGCCGGGGCTGATCCGCTGCGCCCTGCCGCTCCGCAGGATCTGGAGCCTGACCAGGAGCTGACTGACCCGGATGAGGCGCTCGGGGCCACCGTCACGGTGCAGTGGCAGGGGGCCGGTCAGGGGCTGCCGGTGCCCAGCGGCCAGGCGGTACTCCAGCCAGGTGGGGACGCGCCCATGTTCGCTCCTACCCTGAGTGGGCAACCAGCCTTTCCGCAGCAGCCTGCCGGGCAGGGGCACTTGGCCCCTCTGCCGCAGGCAGAGCCGCTTATCACCTCTGTTCCCTGGGAAGCCCCCGGTCCTGGCCCGCAGGTGCCGCCTCCGTGGGGGGAGGCGATGCCTCCGGCCTGGGGACCGGTTCCGCCTGCCCAGGCCGTTCCGTCGCCGCTGCCGCCTGCAGCGCCTGTCCCGTCCCAGGCGCCGCCTGTGACCTCGCTGCCGCCTGCACCGTCCATGCCGCCGGGGCAGGCTGTCCCACCACAGCCGGGGTCGGGTGCTGTCGAGGACGTGGTGCCGGTGCCGCCTGCGCCGTCGCAGCCGTCAGCCACTCCGTGGGCGGTGGCCGCTGCGCAGCCCTGGGACCAGCGGGCGGCCACCGTCATGCCTGGGAGAGGCGCAGAGCCGCTGCTGCGGGTTGACACCGGACAGGTAGTGCCCCTGACCACTGAGCGCACGGTGCTGGGGCGGGCCCCGGAGGCCCGTGGCGAGTGGGCGCAGGCTGCAGCCGTGCCGGTTGAGGACCCGGAGCGCAGCGTCTCCAAGACCCACCTGGGCGTGATCGTCACCCCCCAGGGGCTGTGGCTCCAGGATTTCGGCTCAACGAACGGAACCACCATAGTGATGCCGGACGCCACCGAGGTGGCTGTGGAAGGACCCGAGGCGTCCCTCCTGCCTGAGGGAGCCTGTATCCGCGTGGGCGAGCGCCTGATCGCGGTAGAAAGGTGA
- a CDS encoding PP2C family protein-serine/threonine phosphatase, protein MNPDKPRSCPAERPRLRVSWGAVTHTGLVREHNEDAFLASSPVFLVADGMGGHRLGDQASRLALSSFEHLVGQEFVDSAELERCLSRAAAEVSALGHDAVAPGSTLTGTVLSLQGQRPCLRVLNIGDSRTYQLSSGVFGQVTRDHSHVQDLVDAGFISPEQARKRPDRSVITRALGAGAGPVVRVDQTLLPAVQGDRFLICSDGLSGQVRDAALAQVLLSHQDPQEAAERLLELALGEGGQDNITVVVVDLLEVSPSWSDAEPDGSGSHGFAPDDTVPTPSVSHPGPEEA, encoded by the coding sequence GTGAACCCTGACAAACCCCGGTCCTGCCCTGCGGAGCGCCCCCGGCTGCGTGTGTCCTGGGGGGCGGTGACCCACACGGGGCTGGTGCGCGAGCACAACGAGGACGCCTTCCTGGCCAGCAGCCCGGTCTTCCTGGTGGCTGACGGCATGGGCGGGCACCGTCTGGGGGACCAGGCCTCCCGGCTGGCTCTGTCATCCTTCGAGCACCTGGTGGGGCAGGAGTTCGTGGACTCTGCCGAGCTGGAACGCTGCCTGTCCCGGGCAGCGGCAGAGGTCTCCGCGCTGGGGCACGACGCCGTGGCCCCGGGCTCAACCCTGACCGGCACGGTCCTGTCCCTGCAGGGACAGCGCCCCTGCCTGCGGGTGCTCAACATCGGGGACTCCCGCACCTACCAGCTCTCCAGCGGCGTGTTCGGCCAGGTGACCCGGGACCACTCACACGTCCAGGACCTGGTGGACGCGGGCTTCATCAGCCCGGAGCAGGCCCGTAAGCGTCCGGACCGCAGCGTCATCACCCGGGCGCTGGGCGCCGGGGCGGGACCGGTAGTCCGCGTGGACCAGACCTTGCTGCCCGCCGTCCAGGGGGACCGGTTCCTGATCTGCTCTGACGGCCTGAGCGGCCAGGTGCGCGACGCCGCGCTGGCGCAGGTCCTACTCAGCCACCAGGACCCGCAGGAGGCGGCGGAGCGTCTGCTTGAGCTCGCGCTGGGAGAAGGCGGGCAGGACAACATCACCGTCGTCGTGGTGGACCTGCTGGAGGTGAGCCCCAGCTGGAGCGACGCGGAGCCCGATGGCTCCGGCTCCCACGGGTTCGCGCCGGATGACACCGTGCCTACGCCGAGTGTCAGCCATCCCGGCCCGGAGGAGGCATAG
- a CDS encoding FHA domain-containing protein produces MSRTSWWTGQVPVAVSATGALALDGDGSLLERLWAELERGVDVAEVLRVLVLAYDGSLLNLPDFLLVTAQEEGLRAVARGRFRLLDAAGAVLLHAPDPVAWEEVRVPAGTEVVMELEGGEPVGPGWLLQSGVVPASSLRLQGFSAAGAQPRISGQVEQPLPASSVPAEPVPVAPGTGLPGPAVLEVPEPAAGKPCQVFPAPQDPSEPGVETQPYEEPVYPDEPAVAGSPASAATLGMDHLDLVGEAESAPAEHPLEEPSVYAHHYGDHTMAVSLAEAAIAKPAEEPGLVTSVPKAGQPTTVDPADPVGSPSGAVADALPVTYSPEDPRPEPVSIPPEVVPGWMHDGHTVQVPVRRGARRGAHAASPAEAAQPAGPDREGTVLAVMCPAQHPNAVTALACRVCGAPVGGPSVHVPRPVLGRLRTSSQEEVVLHSDVVIGRAPQAAPLPNGTMPQLLAVACPDKSVSKTHCAVRVEGWDLLVEDLGSTNGTFLLRRGEAPRRVTRGAPEPLQAGDVLNLADSVTIAVEAYGV; encoded by the coding sequence GTGAGCAGAACCAGCTGGTGGACGGGGCAGGTGCCGGTGGCCGTCAGCGCCACCGGGGCACTGGCGCTGGACGGGGACGGCTCCCTGCTGGAGCGCCTGTGGGCAGAGCTGGAGCGGGGCGTCGACGTCGCAGAGGTGCTGCGCGTGCTGGTGCTGGCCTACGACGGCTCCCTGCTCAACCTGCCGGACTTCCTGCTGGTGACGGCGCAGGAGGAGGGCCTGCGGGCGGTGGCCCGGGGGCGGTTCCGCCTGCTTGACGCCGCTGGTGCGGTCCTGCTGCACGCACCCGACCCCGTGGCCTGGGAGGAGGTCAGGGTACCCGCAGGCACTGAGGTCGTCATGGAGCTTGAGGGGGGTGAGCCAGTCGGGCCTGGCTGGCTCTTGCAGTCGGGAGTAGTCCCCGCCAGCAGTCTGCGTCTTCAGGGATTCTCGGCGGCAGGGGCGCAGCCCCGTATCAGTGGCCAGGTTGAGCAGCCACTGCCTGCGTCGTCTGTTCCTGCCGAGCCGGTGCCTGTGGCTCCCGGTACAGGCCTGCCCGGTCCCGCTGTCCTGGAGGTCCCGGAGCCGGCTGCGGGCAAGCCCTGCCAGGTCTTCCCGGCTCCGCAGGACCCGTCTGAGCCTGGAGTGGAGACCCAACCCTACGAGGAGCCGGTGTACCCGGACGAGCCCGCGGTAGCAGGCAGCCCTGCCTCCGCTGCCACCCTGGGTATGGACCACCTGGACCTGGTCGGGGAAGCGGAGTCCGCCCCCGCAGAGCATCCCTTGGAGGAGCCCAGCGTCTACGCCCACCACTACGGTGACCACACTATGGCCGTCAGCCTGGCGGAGGCCGCTATCGCCAAGCCTGCAGAGGAACCGGGTCTGGTCACCTCGGTGCCCAAGGCGGGGCAGCCCACGACGGTTGATCCCGCGGATCCAGTGGGCTCACCGAGTGGCGCGGTAGCAGACGCCTTGCCGGTCACCTACTCCCCTGAGGACCCTCGACCAGAGCCCGTCAGTATCCCGCCGGAGGTGGTTCCCGGGTGGATGCACGACGGCCACACCGTCCAGGTGCCAGTGCGACGGGGGGCACGTCGGGGTGCGCACGCCGCCAGCCCGGCCGAGGCGGCACAGCCAGCAGGCCCGGACCGTGAGGGCACCGTCCTAGCCGTTATGTGCCCCGCACAGCACCCCAACGCGGTCACTGCCCTGGCCTGCCGGGTCTGTGGGGCGCCGGTGGGTGGCCCGAGCGTCCACGTTCCCAGACCCGTCCTGGGACGCCTGCGCACCTCCAGCCAGGAGGAGGTGGTGCTCCACAGCGACGTCGTGATCGGCCGGGCGCCCCAGGCCGCTCCCCTGCCCAACGGCACCATGCCGCAGCTGCTGGCGGTCGCCTGCCCGGACAAGTCGGTGTCCAAGACGCACTGTGCGGTACGGGTCGAGGGCTGGGACCTGCTGGTGGAGGACCTGGGCTCCACCAACGGCACCTTCCTCCTGCGCCGAGGCGAGGCTCCCCGCCGGGTTACCCGAGGCGCCCCGGAGCCACTGCAGGCGGGGGACGTGCTCAACCTGGCCGACTCGGTGACCATTGCCGTGGAGGCCTACGGTGTTTGA
- a CDS encoding serine/threonine-protein kinase encodes MFERSRPVPPDIPGASYVRFLGAGGFADVFLYHQESPSRDVAVKVIRFEAQTEAQSRFKHETDTMALFSSHPSVVSVFDAGQTKDGRGYIVMEFCPPPHLGQLCRQEPPSLDRVLKYAVNIGSAVETIHRSGYLHRDIKPANILLTPFKRPVLTDFGIAVPIEAQVVDDEFGGASPPWAPYEQQLANTALTPAADVYALGATVYNLLTGHPPHVDPGKGAQNERSDMLRRAQRGDILPISRADVPEQLRRVLRTAMAPRPVDRYQTVLSLVRDLQKVQRDQNLAVTEADIMEQSLVASAQTGEADHTVLRPVTSIDPYQGTQDSMVADATRFKPRIIVPQPEPDERTSADTLRGHPQSGQALPVEGPLFGGGLAPAAESTGRQRTQDFRHSTTASPLPGPEPEPAAAAAQAPGDGVAPREDEAVSPPSRRSVLGLVAAAVLVLAVAGVAVWSVLRDEGGTHQVQSTASPEADVVGPGGEVARDAGVTNLQLAANGKQVTVTWDYDGPQGATFLYSVVDPAAEQQVQETSEHSVTVDALPGRTCVQVVARSASGSSSVPVTACQETP; translated from the coding sequence GTGTTTGAGCGTTCCCGCCCGGTCCCGCCGGACATCCCCGGGGCCAGCTACGTGCGCTTCCTGGGGGCGGGAGGATTCGCCGACGTGTTCCTGTACCACCAGGAGTCTCCCTCCCGGGACGTGGCCGTGAAGGTTATCCGCTTCGAGGCCCAGACAGAGGCGCAGAGCCGGTTCAAGCACGAGACCGACACCATGGCCCTGTTCTCCTCCCACCCCTCGGTGGTCTCCGTGTTCGACGCCGGCCAGACCAAGGACGGCCGGGGCTACATAGTCATGGAGTTCTGTCCGCCGCCCCACCTGGGGCAGCTGTGCAGGCAGGAGCCTCCCTCCCTGGACCGGGTGCTCAAGTACGCCGTCAATATCGGTTCCGCGGTGGAGACCATCCACCGCAGCGGCTACCTGCACCGGGACATCAAACCAGCCAATATCCTGCTCACTCCCTTCAAGCGGCCTGTGCTCACGGACTTCGGCATCGCCGTGCCGATTGAGGCGCAGGTGGTGGACGACGAGTTCGGCGGAGCCTCCCCGCCCTGGGCCCCCTACGAGCAGCAGCTGGCTAACACGGCCCTGACCCCGGCGGCTGACGTCTACGCCCTGGGTGCCACCGTCTACAACCTGCTCACCGGGCACCCCCCGCACGTGGACCCGGGCAAAGGCGCCCAGAACGAGCGGTCAGACATGCTGCGCCGCGCCCAGCGGGGCGACATCCTCCCGATCAGCCGGGCTGACGTGCCCGAGCAGCTGCGCCGGGTGCTGCGCACCGCTATGGCCCCACGTCCCGTAGACCGCTACCAGACGGTCCTGAGCCTGGTGCGTGACCTGCAGAAGGTCCAGCGTGACCAGAACCTGGCGGTCACTGAGGCCGACATCATGGAGCAGTCCCTAGTGGCGTCGGCGCAGACCGGGGAGGCGGACCACACGGTCCTGCGGCCGGTGACCTCCATAGACCCCTACCAGGGGACCCAGGACTCCATGGTGGCCGACGCCACCCGCTTCAAGCCCCGGATCATCGTCCCCCAGCCGGAGCCCGACGAGCGGACCAGCGCCGACACCTTGCGAGGCCATCCCCAGTCAGGCCAGGCGCTGCCAGTGGAAGGCCCTCTCTTCGGCGGTGGCCTGGCACCGGCTGCGGAGAGCACTGGGAGGCAACGCACCCAGGACTTCCGCCACAGCACCACTGCCTCGCCCCTGCCGGGCCCCGAGCCCGAGCCAGCGGCTGCTGCGGCGCAGGCACCGGGTGACGGCGTCGCCCCGCGGGAGGACGAGGCCGTGTCCCCGCCGTCCAGAAGATCAGTCCTGGGACTGGTGGCCGCAGCGGTGCTGGTGCTGGCTGTGGCGGGGGTGGCCGTCTGGTCGGTCCTGCGCGATGAGGGCGGCACCCACCAGGTCCAGTCCACCGCCAGCCCGGAGGCCGACGTCGTCGGCCCTGGTGGCGAGGTGGCTCGCGACGCCGGGGTCACCAACCTGCAGCTGGCCGCCAACGGCAAGCAGGTGACTGTCACCTGGGACTATGACGGTCCCCAGGGCGCGACCTTCCTCTACTCGGTGGTGGATCCTGCGGCAGAGCAGCAGGTGCAGGAGACCTCTGAGCACTCCGTGACCGTTGACGCTCTGCCGGGACGCACCTGCGTGCAGGTCGTGGCCCGCAGCGCCTCGGGTTCCTCCTCGGTACCCGTGACCGCCTGCCAGGAGACCCCATGA